ACCTGTTGCCTGCCGCCGCAGCCAGTGGCGACAGCCCGCTGATATTGCAAGCCATCGTGCGTGGCGCCCAGGGCAGCCGCGCAGTGATTGGTGGACAGAACCTGCGAGTCGGCGAGCGCTATGCCGATGCTCGGGTGCTGGCCATCCATGCACAGTCCGTATTGATTGAACGCCAGGGCCAGCAACAGTTGCTGCGTCTGGCTGAACCCGTTATGCAACCGAGCCGATGATGCCCATGATCAGATTTTTGCCCAGTGTCGGCCTCTTGAGCCTGAGTTTTCTGCTTGTGGCCTGCCAGACCTTCAAGGATGGCGACGCGCAACTCTACGAGCAAAGCAGCAAGTTGCTGGACGACAGCCTCAAGCAGGCCCAGGCCGCGCCCAAAGTGATGCCGCCACTGGCCGTGCAGGCGGCGCTGATCCCGCCGTTGGGCAGTGGTTTCAGCAGCGGCCCGCGCTTTGATGTGGCGGCCAAGGACATGCCGGCGCGCGAGTTCTTCCTAAGTCTGATGGACGGCGCCGGGCAGAACCTGGTGGTGCACCCAGATGTGAGCGGCACCATCACCTTCAGCCTGCGCCGGGTCACCCTTGATGAAGTGCTGGCAGCCGTGCGCGACAGTTATGGCTATGACTTCCGCCGCACCAGCTATGGCTACCAGATTCTGCCTAATCAGGTGATTACCCGCAGTTACGACATCAACTACCTCAACCTGCAGCGCATCGGTCAGACCGATACACGGGTCAGCTCCGGGCAGGTGGAAAGCACCAATAACAACAACTCGGGCAGCGGCGCCAGCAACAGCGCCAACACCAGCGGCAACAGCAACACTGTGACCACCCTGAATGCCAGCCAGGTCAGTACCTCCAGCAATGTCGACTTCTGGAATGAAGTGCGCCAAGTGGTGGAAATGATCGTGGCCGGCGACAGCAACAGCAGCGTGATGATCAACCCGCAGGCCAGCCTGCTGGTGGTGCGCGCGCACAGCGCCGCCCAGGAGAACGTCGCGCGCTTTCTTGAACAGGCTCAGCTCAACCTGCAGCGTCAGGTGATTCTGGAAACCAAGATCCTCGAAGTGCAGCTCTCCGATGGCTTCCAGGCCGGGATCAGCTGGGATCAGCTTGGCGGCGATGTCAGCAGTAGCCTGGGCGGCGCCGCGCTGAGTGGCCCGACCGGGATCGATGGGGTATTTGGCATTGCCCTGACTCTGGGCGACTTCACCGGCTTGATCGAGCTGCTGGAAACTCAGGGTGAGGTGCGCGTGTTGTCTAGCCCGCGTATCTCTACGCTGAACAATCAGAAAGCGGTGATCAAGGTCGGGACGGACGAGTTCTTTGTCACCAACGTCTCATCCACCGGCTCCACGGCCACCGTGGGCGGGGTTACCGAGCCGACTCAGGACATCACCCTGACGCCGTTCTTCTCCGGCATCTCCCTCGACGTCACGCCGCAGATCGATCAGAACGACACCGTTACCCTGCATGTGCGGCCGACCGTCAGCCGTGTGCGTGACCAGAACAAGACCATCACCCTGGGCGAAGACAATGTCTTCAACCTGCCGCTGGCGTTGTCCACCACGCGCCAATCGGACTCCATCGTGCGCGCGCGCAGTGGCCAGGTGGTAGTGATTGGCGGCTTGCTGCAGAACAACAATGAGAACACCGATGCCAGCATTCCCTGGGCCAGCACCCTGCCGATTGTCGGCAACCTGTTCAAGCAACAGCGCAAGGCGCTGCAGCAGAGCGAGCTGGTGATTCTCATGCGGCCGCAGGTGGTCAGTGATGAGGTCTGGCTGAACGAGTTGCGCAAGAGTGCGCAAACCTTCAAGGAGCTGAGATAGGCCGATGTATGAAGCCTTCTTTGGTCTGCACGAAAAACCCTTCGCGCTGAGCCCGAATACCGGTTTTCTGGTGCAGCTGGCGCCCTATCAGGCGTGCCTCAACTTGCTGCGCGTGGCACTCGGTGAAGGCGAAGGCTTTATCAAGGTCACCGGCGAGGTGGGCACCGGTAAGACCCTGTTGTGTCGCACCTTGCTCAATGAGCTGGACGCTGAGCGCTTTCAGCTGGCCTACCTGCCTAATCCGGGTATGAGCCCGACGGGCTTGCGCCAGGCCTTGGCGCGTGAACTGGGCATTGAAGGTGTTGAAGAGCTGGATACCCAGGCGGTGCTCGAGGCATTGCATCGGCGGCTGATTGAGCTGGCCGCCGCAGGCAAAAGCACGGTGTTGCTGATTGATGAGGCCCAGGCACTGCCCACCGCCACCCTCGAAGCGTTGCGTCTGCTGACCAACCTCGAAACCGAGCGGGCCAAGCTGCTGCAGGTGGTGCTGTTTGGCCAGCCGGAGCTTGATGTAACCCTGGGCCGCCCGGAGTTCCGTCAGCTGCGTCAGCGCATTACCTTTTCCTATCAACTGCGTGCGCTGGATGTAAAAGACACCAGCCGATACCTCAATGAGCGCCTGGCGGTGGCTGGCTACCGTGGCGAGCCGCTGTTTGAAATATCGGCGGTGCGCCGTTTGGTGCAGGGTAGTGGTGGCATTCCTCGGCTGTTGAATATCCTCGCGCACAAGGCGTTGATGGCGGCGTTTGGTGAGGGCGTGCGCCAGGTGCGTGTCAGTCATGTCAAGCGCGCACAGCTGGACACTGAAGGGGCGCAACCCTTCCTGCAGCGTCGTTCGCCCTGGGTGGGCTGGGGTATGGCGGCAGGTGTGCTGTCGGTGGTTCTACTTGGCGTCTGGCCCTGGCTGGAGCAATGGCGGGAGTGGCTGCCATGAGCCTGGTCAATGACATGCTGCGCGATCTGGAAACCCGCCGCGCCGCGCCGAACGAGCGTTTGCAGCTGGATGGTCTGTACGCGGTGGATGAGCGCGCTGCTGCCTTGCGTGATCGTTATGCGCGTCTGCGCCATATCGCGATGCTGCTGGTTGCGGTGATTCTGCTCGGCGCACTGATCGCGATGGCGTATCCCCGAGTATTTAAAGGCACGCCTGAGCAGACGGTTGCCACGCTGGCCGTCGAGATGCCCGTGGCATTGCCCGCGGTACACATTCTCGATGTGCTGCCGCAGCACGATGCCCGCGGCTTGGTACTGCAGCTATTGCTGGATCGCAGCGTGGCTTACCAGCGTAACGAGGAAAGTGGGGCTGTCACGCTGCGCTTGAAGGACACCCAGCTGCCTGGCGACATACAGCAGGGGCGTGTGCAGCGTGATGGCCGCAGCCTGTCCTGGCGGGTGGAAAACAAAGAGGCGGATGTTCAGGTACTGCTGGTTGGCCTTGGCGACAGCCTGGATGTACGTGACCGCCTGGAAGTTGCCGGTGATCGCTGGATGCTCTGGGTCGAGGTGCCGCTGAATGCGCCTGTCGCTGTGGACGATACCCCCCTGGCGCTGGAAAGCCTACCTCCTGCTGAAGCCGCGCCCGCACAGGTCGAAGCGCCCATGCCGGCCTGGGTCAGCGCACCGCTGCCGGCTTCTGTGCCTGCCGCTGCGTCGCCGGCCACTCAGCCCGTTGCCCCTGCTATAACGCCGCAGGTGAAGATTGCCGCGCATCAGCCTGATGACCTGACCCTGGCGCGGCAGGCCCTGCAGGATGGCGACAACGCCCGCGCCATCAGCCTGCTGGAAGCCCTGCAGAAAACCCGCAGCCATGATCCGCAAGTGCTGCGCTGGCTGGCCCGTGCTTATCTGGCTGCTGGCGATCAGCAGCGTCTGCTCGACTGGCTCCCTGGGCAGCTTGCGCACGTGCCGGATGACAGCGAACTGCGCCTGTTGCTGGCGCGTGCGCAGCTACAGGCCGGCGATACCCGTGGCGCCGTGACGACCCTGGAACAGAGTCCACCACGCCTGGAGCAGGAACCCAATTACTTTGCTCTG
This DNA window, taken from Pseudomonas sp. SG20056, encodes the following:
- a CDS encoding Type II secretory pathway component translates to MSRFLFLCLLISGAALANPGVDPTQPPRDLLPAAAASGDSPLILQAIVRGAQGSRAVIGGQNLRVGERYADARVLAIHAQSVLIERQGQQQLLRLAEPVMQPSR
- a CDS encoding tetratricopeptide repeat protein produces the protein MSLVNDMLRDLETRRAAPNERLQLDGLYAVDERAAALRDRYARLRHIAMLLVAVILLGALIAMAYPRVFKGTPEQTVATLAVEMPVALPAVHILDVLPQHDARGLVLQLLLDRSVAYQRNEESGAVTLRLKDTQLPGDIQQGRVQRDGRSLSWRVENKEADVQVLLVGLGDSLDVRDRLEVAGDRWMLWVEVPLNAPVAVDDTPLALESLPPAEAAPAQVEAPMPAWVSAPLPASVPAAASPATQPVAPAITPQVKIAAHQPDDLTLARQALQDGDNARAISLLEALQKTRSHDPQVLRWLARAYLAAGDQQRLLDWLPGQLAHVPDDSELRLLLARAQLQAGDTRGAVTTLEQSPPRLEQEPNYFALLAASYQQTGQWQHSAELYRRMLAQRPNQATWQLGLAIALEQLEQPAEAGRHYRLALLGSDLDDSTRRFVSERAKALGGL
- a CDS encoding AAA family ATPase is translated as MYEAFFGLHEKPFALSPNTGFLVQLAPYQACLNLLRVALGEGEGFIKVTGEVGTGKTLLCRTLLNELDAERFQLAYLPNPGMSPTGLRQALARELGIEGVEELDTQAVLEALHRRLIELAAAGKSTVLLIDEAQALPTATLEALRLLTNLETERAKLLQVVLFGQPELDVTLGRPEFRQLRQRITFSYQLRALDVKDTSRYLNERLAVAGYRGEPLFEISAVRRLVQGSGGIPRLLNILAHKALMAAFGEGVRQVRVSHVKRAQLDTEGAQPFLQRRSPWVGWGMAAGVLSVVLLGVWPWLEQWREWLP
- a CDS encoding secretin N-terminal domain-containing protein; this translates as MIRFLPSVGLLSLSFLLVACQTFKDGDAQLYEQSSKLLDDSLKQAQAAPKVMPPLAVQAALIPPLGSGFSSGPRFDVAAKDMPAREFFLSLMDGAGQNLVVHPDVSGTITFSLRRVTLDEVLAAVRDSYGYDFRRTSYGYQILPNQVITRSYDINYLNLQRIGQTDTRVSSGQVESTNNNNSGSGASNSANTSGNSNTVTTLNASQVSTSSNVDFWNEVRQVVEMIVAGDSNSSVMINPQASLLVVRAHSAAQENVARFLEQAQLNLQRQVILETKILEVQLSDGFQAGISWDQLGGDVSSSLGGAALSGPTGIDGVFGIALTLGDFTGLIELLETQGEVRVLSSPRISTLNNQKAVIKVGTDEFFVTNVSSTGSTATVGGVTEPTQDITLTPFFSGISLDVTPQIDQNDTVTLHVRPTVSRVRDQNKTITLGEDNVFNLPLALSTTRQSDSIVRARSGQVVVIGGLLQNNNENTDASIPWASTLPIVGNLFKQQRKALQQSELVILMRPQVVSDEVWLNELRKSAQTFKELR